One genomic region from Siniperca chuatsi isolate FFG_IHB_CAS linkage group LG18, ASM2008510v1, whole genome shotgun sequence encodes:
- the mtfp1 gene encoding mitochondrial fission process protein 1 gives MDPTEEQRSKTVDIYRDTWVRFLGYANEVGEAFRALVPVSFVWGSYAVATVYVTADAVDKGKKAAVAHGDNPGKTTRVAVAVVDTFVWQALASVIIPGFTINRVCAASLYLLGRTTKWPLPVRKWTTTAIGLSTIPFIITPIDRSVDFLLDSSLRKVYNEGEKHK, from the exons ATGGATCCCACTGAAGAGCAGCGAAGCAAAACGGTCGACATTTATCGCGATACATGGGTCCGCTTCTTAG GCTATGCCAATGAGGTTGGGGAGGCTTTTCGTGCTCTGGTGCCAGTGAGTTTTGTATGGGGCAGCTATGCTGTGGCCACTGTGTACGTGACTGCTGATGCTGTGGACAAAGGGAAGAAAGCAGCTGTG GCTCATGGGGACAACCCAGGGAAGACAACACGGGTAGCGGTGGCAGTGGTGGACACGTTTGTGTGGCAGGCCCTCGCCTCTGTGATCATCCCGGGCTTCACCATTAATCGTGTGTGTGCTGCGTCACTATACCTGCTGGGCAGAACCACCAAGTGGCCTCTACCGGTCCGCAAGTGGACCACCACAGCTATAGGCCTCTCTACAATCCCCTTCATCATTACTCCTATAGACAG GTCAGTGGATTTTCTGCTGGACTCGAGCCTTCGGAAGGTCTACAATGAGGGAGAGAAGCATAAATAA